The following are from one region of the Pocillopora verrucosa isolate sample1 chromosome 3, ASM3666991v2, whole genome shotgun sequence genome:
- the LOC131798217 gene encoding ragulator complex protein LAMTOR3-A, whose product MAEGVHNYFQDLLAKHEGILAILVTDRDGVPLIKVYDPKTPQNALRASFLSTFSTTAEQASKLGLSKNKSIVCFFASYQVVHFSFLPLVVSIIATNQANTGLLLGFESEFTEIVKAVKVVVDGV is encoded by the exons ATGGCAGAG GGAGTCCATAATTATTTTCAGGACCTTTTAGCAAA ACACGAAGGAATTCTTGCCATTTTGGTTACCGATAGAGATGGAGTTCCGCTCATTAAAG TTTACGATCCTAAAACTCCACAAAATGCTCTAAGAGCAAGTTTTCTCTCCACATTCTCCACAACAGCTGAACAA GCAAGCAAGCTTGGATTATCAAAAAACAAGAGCatcgtttgtttttttgcatccTATCAG gtggttcattttagttttcttcctTTGGTTGTCAGCATCATTGCAACAAATCAGGCAAACACAG GTCTTCTTCTGGGATTTGAGAGTGAATTCACTGAAATAGTGAAGGCAGTCAAAGTTGTGGTGGATGGTGTTTAG